One part of the Amaranthus tricolor cultivar Red isolate AtriRed21 chromosome 16, ASM2621246v1, whole genome shotgun sequence genome encodes these proteins:
- the LOC130802098 gene encoding protein ALP1-like isoform X1, with amino-acid sequence MIYWVWYMTSIAMVRGVQLIQSKRDRKILRLKIMHRLIQESDVHCKSELRVNRKTFNIICEMLKEIGGLTRTKNMSLDEIVAMFLYTLAHHKKNRSIAHFFIRSGETVSRQFNLCLRAILKLHEHLLYKPTQILEECEDERWKPFKNCLGALDGTYVNVTVHPQGRGKYQTRKGTIAMNVLGVCAPNMQFIYVLPGWEGSAHDVRVLRNALTRPNGFRVPRGNYYLVDRGIQTVRVFLLHIEGNYIILRNGQIDNHKLQKSITI; translated from the exons ATGATATATTGGGTTTGGTATATGACAAGTATTGCTAtggttaggggtgttcaattgATCCAAAGTAAAAGAGATAGAAAAATATTGCGCTTAAAAATTATGCATCGCTTAATACAAGAAAGTGATGTGCATTGCAAAAGTGAACTTCGGGTTAATAGAAAaacctttaatattatttgtgagATGCTTAAGGAGATTGGAGGCCTCACTCGGACAAAAAATATGTCTCTTGATGAGATAGTTGCCATGTTTTTGTACACTTTAGCTcaccataaaaaaaatagatctaTTGCTCACTTTTTCATAAGAAGTGGAGAGACCGTGAGTCGGCAATTCAACTTATGTCTGAGGGCTATACTTAAGTTGCATGAGCATTTGCTTTACAAGCCCACACAAATATTAGAAGAATGTGAAGACGAAAGGTGGAAACCTTTTAAG aaTTGTTTAGGAGCATTGGATGGTACCTACGTAAATGTAACTGTACATCCCCAAGGTCGTGGTAAATATCAGACAAGAAAAGGTACCATTGCTATGAATGTGTTGGGTGTTTGTGCACCCAACATGCAATTTATCTATGTTCTTCCGGGTTGGGAAGGCTCTGCTCACGATGTTCGTGTTCTTCGCAATGCTCTCACTAGGCCAAATGGCTTTAGGGTTCCTAGAG GTAACTATTATTTGGTCGATAGGGGTATACAAACTGTGAGGGTTTTCTTGCTCCATATAGAGGGCAACTATATCATCTTAAGGAATGGACAGATAGACAACCACAAACTGCAGAAGAGTATTACAATATGA
- the LOC130802098 gene encoding protein ALP1-like isoform X2, whose amino-acid sequence MHRLIQESDVHCKSELRVNRKTFNIICEMLKEIGGLTRTKNMSLDEIVAMFLYTLAHHKKNRSIAHFFIRSGETVSRQFNLCLRAILKLHEHLLYKPTQILEECEDERWKPFKNCLGALDGTYVNVTVHPQGRGKYQTRKGTIAMNVLGVCAPNMQFIYVLPGWEGSAHDVRVLRNALTRPNGFRVPRGNYYLVDRGIQTVRVFLLHIEGNYIILRNGQIDNHKLQKSITI is encoded by the exons ATGCATCGCTTAATACAAGAAAGTGATGTGCATTGCAAAAGTGAACTTCGGGTTAATAGAAAaacctttaatattatttgtgagATGCTTAAGGAGATTGGAGGCCTCACTCGGACAAAAAATATGTCTCTTGATGAGATAGTTGCCATGTTTTTGTACACTTTAGCTcaccataaaaaaaatagatctaTTGCTCACTTTTTCATAAGAAGTGGAGAGACCGTGAGTCGGCAATTCAACTTATGTCTGAGGGCTATACTTAAGTTGCATGAGCATTTGCTTTACAAGCCCACACAAATATTAGAAGAATGTGAAGACGAAAGGTGGAAACCTTTTAAG aaTTGTTTAGGAGCATTGGATGGTACCTACGTAAATGTAACTGTACATCCCCAAGGTCGTGGTAAATATCAGACAAGAAAAGGTACCATTGCTATGAATGTGTTGGGTGTTTGTGCACCCAACATGCAATTTATCTATGTTCTTCCGGGTTGGGAAGGCTCTGCTCACGATGTTCGTGTTCTTCGCAATGCTCTCACTAGGCCAAATGGCTTTAGGGTTCCTAGAG GTAACTATTATTTGGTCGATAGGGGTATACAAACTGTGAGGGTTTTCTTGCTCCATATAGAGGGCAACTATATCATCTTAAGGAATGGACAGATAGACAACCACAAACTGCAGAAGAGTATTACAATATGA